In Flavobacterium sp. WV_118_3, one DNA window encodes the following:
- a CDS encoding S8 family serine peptidase, whose amino-acid sequence MKRPEFGSLPFNKQSTTPTNTDSQANKKNEQETVTDKPLYTGRYLIKLIDGQDCRVVRKVLESKLGFKVACSDDFKDIAITEFGIENSDALIYKDLGIALIDGEEQQIKRIQSATTNFIIEPEKIVYLPGDIQGVPDISSTWGLRATKVIHSNFTGKGVKVAVLDTGLDLQHPDFTGRQIHAESFVPNEAVEDLHGHGTHCIGTACGKTDINHKRYGIASDSVIYAGKVLSNQGSGAQSWILNAITWAVKNGCKVISMSLGSKVFPGQSYDLAYERVAQYALSKGCIIVAAAGNDSIRSQNVFAPVGSPADCPSILAVAAIDPDFNVADFSNRSINPTGKIAIAAPGVMVLSSWPMPKRYNTISGTSMATPHVAGILALLWEKHPNATPQQIIEKLKAKAKNISLQSIDVGVGLTIAP is encoded by the coding sequence ATGAAAAGACCTGAATTTGGGAGTTTGCCCTTCAATAAACAAAGTACAACACCTACCAATACTGATTCGCAAGCCAATAAAAAAAACGAACAGGAAACAGTAACAGACAAACCGCTCTATACAGGACGCTATTTAATTAAACTAATTGACGGTCAGGATTGTCGTGTAGTACGAAAAGTCCTGGAATCAAAGTTAGGTTTTAAAGTAGCCTGCTCCGACGACTTTAAAGATATTGCTATTACCGAATTTGGCATTGAAAATTCCGATGCATTAATTTATAAAGATTTAGGAATAGCATTAATTGACGGTGAAGAACAACAAATTAAAAGAATACAGTCGGCTACAACAAATTTTATCATTGAACCGGAAAAGATTGTATACCTTCCTGGAGATATCCAGGGAGTTCCTGATATATCATCTACCTGGGGACTACGGGCAACAAAAGTGATCCATTCAAATTTCACGGGTAAAGGTGTCAAAGTCGCTGTTTTAGATACCGGTTTAGATTTACAACATCCGGATTTTACCGGGCGTCAGATACATGCGGAGTCGTTTGTTCCGAATGAAGCCGTAGAGGATCTTCATGGTCATGGAACTCATTGTATCGGAACAGCCTGCGGAAAAACGGATATAAACCATAAAAGATATGGTATTGCCAGCGATTCCGTTATTTATGCCGGTAAAGTTCTTAGCAATCAAGGTAGCGGCGCACAATCCTGGATTCTAAACGCCATCACTTGGGCAGTCAAAAACGGATGTAAAGTTATTTCCATGTCGCTGGGTTCAAAAGTATTTCCGGGTCAGAGCTACGATCTGGCCTATGAAAGAGTGGCTCAGTATGCATTGTCAAAAGGTTGCATTATTGTGGCAGCAGCCGGAAACGATAGTATACGCTCTCAAAATGTATTCGCCCCGGTTGGAAGTCCTGCCGACTGTCCTTCTATTCTGGCTGTAGCTGCAATTGATCCGGATTTTAATGTTGCCGACTTTTCCAATCGTTCCATAAATCCTACCGGGAAAATCGCTATTGCCGCACCGGGTGTTATGGTACTTTCTTCCTGGCCTATGCCAAAAAGGTATAATACAATCTCCGGTACCAGTATGGCAACCCCACATGTAGCAGGAATTCTTGCCCTATTATGGGAAAAACATCCAAATGCCACACCTCAGCAAATTATAGAAAAATTGAAAGCAAAAGCAAAAAACATATCTTTACAAAGTATTGATGTTGGTGTTGGCCTTACCATCGCCCCCTAA
- a CDS encoding contractile injection system tape measure protein: MSTTTLSINNAGMVLINVYVPMLLERLKLITNNTFTAAENREKAVLYLNYLVTGCQDADDHELSLNKILCGIAPDTVITQTIEVTDQEEQLMNGLLKTVINYWPAIGSGSVEGLRGNWLIRNGMLTDKRERWELTVEKRAYDILINRAPFSFSTIKFPWMIKPVYVEWNY; this comes from the coding sequence ATGTCAACAACTACTTTATCTATAAATAACGCGGGAATGGTTTTAATTAACGTCTATGTTCCGATGTTGTTGGAACGATTAAAGCTTATCACAAATAACACGTTTACCGCAGCGGAAAATCGCGAAAAAGCGGTGCTTTATCTCAACTATCTGGTAACCGGTTGTCAAGATGCAGATGATCATGAGTTGTCTTTAAATAAAATACTTTGTGGTATTGCTCCGGATACGGTTATAACACAAACGATTGAAGTAACAGATCAGGAGGAGCAGCTTATGAATGGATTGCTCAAGACGGTGATCAATTATTGGCCGGCTATCGGTTCGGGTTCGGTTGAAGGTCTCCGCGGAAATTGGCTGATTCGAAATGGAATGTTAACCGATAAAAGGGAACGTTGGGAGTTAACGGTTGAAAAAAGAGCTTATGATATACTGATTAATAGAGCCCCTTTTTCTTTTTCAACGATTAAATTTCCATGGATGATCAAACCGGTATATGTGGAGTGGAATTATTAG